In Blastopirellula sp. J2-11, a single genomic region encodes these proteins:
- a CDS encoding zinc-dependent alcohol dehydrogenase, with amino-acid sequence MKAMLLSEYKQLNVVEFAEPEIGADDLLIQVKACGICGSDIHGYDGSTGRRIPPLVMGHEAAGVVSKVGSAVTDYQVGDSVTFDSTVSCGVCFYCRQGHINLCDNRMVLGVSCGEYRRHGAFAEYVSVPQHICYRLPADFPYEHAAMIEAVSVAVHAANRAPLVLGDTAIVVGSGMIGLLVVQAIRLAGAAQVIAIDLDEGRLDLAKKLGADVGLKADAVDVAAEVKKLTGGRGADVAIEVVGATRTIQTAVDSTRKGGAITLVGNLSPKVEMPLQAIVSRELTVYGSCASNGEYPACIDLLQRGLIRVDPLITAKISLDQAPEWFARLYQGEPGAMKVIVDPTL; translated from the coding sequence ATGAAAGCGATGTTGCTGTCGGAATACAAGCAGTTGAACGTGGTCGAATTTGCCGAACCGGAGATCGGCGCCGATGATCTGCTTATTCAAGTCAAAGCTTGCGGCATCTGCGGCAGTGACATTCACGGCTACGATGGCAGCACTGGTCGTCGCATTCCGCCGCTGGTCATGGGGCACGAAGCGGCCGGAGTCGTTTCAAAAGTGGGCTCGGCCGTGACCGACTATCAGGTCGGCGATTCTGTGACGTTCGACTCGACGGTTTCCTGCGGCGTCTGTTTTTATTGCCGCCAAGGGCATATCAACCTGTGCGATAATCGGATGGTGCTGGGAGTCTCATGCGGCGAATATCGCCGACATGGGGCTTTCGCCGAGTATGTTTCGGTGCCGCAGCACATTTGTTATCGGCTGCCGGCTGATTTTCCGTATGAGCATGCGGCGATGATCGAAGCGGTTTCGGTCGCGGTTCACGCGGCCAATCGTGCTCCGCTGGTCTTGGGCGACACCGCGATTGTCGTCGGCAGCGGCATGATCGGACTGCTGGTCGTCCAGGCAATTCGCTTGGCTGGCGCCGCGCAAGTGATTGCGATTGATCTGGACGAAGGCCGTTTGGATCTCGCGAAAAAGCTGGGAGCGGATGTCGGCCTGAAAGCGGACGCTGTTGATGTGGCCGCCGAAGTGAAAAAACTGACCGGCGGTCGCGGCGCCGATGTCGCAATCGAAGTTGTTGGCGCGACGCGCACCATTCAAACCGCAGTCGACAGCACTCGCAAGGGAGGAGCGATCACGTTGGTTGGCAATCTTTCGCCCAAAGTCGAGATGCCGCTGCAAGCGATCGTCAGTCGCGAGTTGACGGTCTATGGAAGCTGCGCGTCAAACGGCGAGTATCCGGCCTGTATCGATTTGCTGCAGCGCGGCTTGATTCGTGTTGATCCGCTGATCACCGCCAAGATTTCGCTCGACCAAGCACCCGAGTGGTTTGCGCGACTTTACCAGGGAGAGCCGGGCGCGATGAAAGTGATCGTCGATCCGACTCTCTAG
- a CDS encoding FecR domain-containing protein, protein MSHPDLHRILPLVEASLAGQLTPQQKDDLENALAESEEVRIAYLQAMSMHLDLDQLSRTDEDVPTTTNIAHRLSQPSPQRGKRRFIAASLAACLLAGLFGVYFFTLKANESQISTPLGQVEDTSPVIVEVASAVIFGEGGAPSPGQRITIGRKYILTQGYLAIRFHSGARAVLQAPSVFSAMGKENLLVRSGQCSVFAPPGAEGFQLQSPSAEIVDLGTRFVVNVAETGETQLSVIEGEATMSALENPQSKPIMHLHVGDAAQVDPGSPPRRLKAASGSLAYREKLPDRVVSYEATMIDSLANELLSITIQRDGVIGVYERKDLVRAGVVEFSGRIDAATFCTRMGDSLPEGKARLSLLDGDFSLVTGIINPVSSETQPVCMAVEFEEPIINAPGPDIVLFDLQLLVYDPDGDKVHLRSGDDRLLRPELMIEKFDIGLNSPSALDLLPHCTYLSLERTTSVDDLVNKQFMHGRQVNIDSRALAVGVDLSSLGYQEGESLKRLEFLHPTNGVDPVLIVGLRSLNP, encoded by the coding sequence ATGAGCCATCCTGACCTCCATCGAATTTTGCCGCTCGTCGAAGCGAGCCTGGCGGGGCAATTGACGCCGCAGCAAAAAGATGATCTGGAGAATGCGCTGGCGGAATCGGAAGAAGTCCGCATCGCCTATCTGCAGGCGATGAGCATGCATTTGGATCTCGATCAACTAAGTCGAACCGACGAGGATGTGCCCACGACGACGAATATCGCACATCGGTTGTCGCAGCCATCGCCCCAAAGAGGGAAACGCAGGTTCATCGCAGCGAGTCTGGCCGCCTGCTTGCTAGCCGGCTTGTTCGGCGTTTACTTCTTCACACTGAAGGCCAACGAGTCGCAAATCTCGACTCCACTAGGCCAAGTTGAAGACACGTCTCCTGTGATCGTGGAGGTCGCCAGCGCCGTGATCTTCGGGGAAGGTGGTGCTCCTAGTCCGGGACAGCGCATCACCATTGGCCGCAAGTACATCCTGACACAAGGCTATCTAGCGATCCGCTTTCATTCCGGCGCTCGCGCCGTACTGCAGGCTCCCTCCGTATTTTCCGCGATGGGAAAAGAGAATCTGCTGGTTCGCTCCGGTCAATGCTCCGTGTTCGCGCCGCCTGGCGCCGAAGGTTTTCAGCTCCAGAGTCCCTCGGCGGAAATCGTGGACTTGGGAACCAGGTTTGTCGTCAATGTGGCCGAGACCGGCGAGACCCAGCTCTCCGTCATCGAGGGGGAAGCAACGATGTCGGCCCTCGAAAATCCTCAATCCAAGCCGATCATGCATCTTCATGTTGGAGACGCCGCCCAGGTCGATCCGGGATCCCCGCCTCGTCGCCTGAAAGCTGCCAGCGGATCGCTGGCCTATCGAGAAAAGCTGCCCGATCGCGTCGTGAGCTATGAAGCGACGATGATTGATTCATTGGCGAACGAACTGCTCAGTATTACGATTCAGCGCGACGGCGTGATCGGCGTCTATGAGCGCAAAGATCTCGTGCGAGCCGGCGTCGTCGAGTTTTCGGGAAGGATCGATGCGGCCACCTTTTGCACGCGAATGGGAGATTCCCTTCCGGAAGGGAAAGCGCGACTTTCGCTTCTCGACGGGGACTTTAGCTTGGTGACCGGCATCATCAATCCGGTGAGCAGCGAAACGCAGCCGGTTTGCATGGCCGTTGAATTTGAAGAGCCGATCATCAATGCTCCAGGACCGGACATCGTGCTTTTTGATCTGCAGTTGCTTGTCTATGATCCCGACGGTGACAAGGTTCACCTTCGGTCTGGTGATGACCGTTTGTTACGCCCTGAGCTGATGATCGAAAAGTTTGATATCGGGCTCAACTCACCTTCCGCACTTGATCTATTGCCGCATTGCACCTATCTCTCGTTGGAGCGTACGACATCGGTCGATGATCTCGTCAACAAGCAATTCATGCATGGGCGACAGGTCAATATTGATTCACGAGCTCTGGCGGTGGGCGTCGATTTGAGCAGTCTGGGATATCAAGAGGGAGAATCGTTAAAGCGGCTCGAATTCTTGCATCCGACCAATGGAGTGGATCCGGTCTTGATTGTCGGATTACGTTCCCTGAATCCGTAA
- a CDS encoding sigma-70 family RNA polymerase sigma factor: protein MSEFYSSLGVKVTGLNREVDEFDKDLDARETNMRLDFEQLLQANRDKIMLYLTALVNNIADAEDLCQRISIVMWKKFVDYDHSRSFLSWACGVARLEAYNFRRARAADRLLARTDLQQLLAISLENFDQEAAEQRLAALRKCLQSLPELEQSFLRQIYWEGRSSDSIADELGCSTRTFYNRMYLLRRRLSKCVSRRLRTDS, encoded by the coding sequence ATGTCAGAGTTCTACTCGTCTTTGGGCGTCAAGGTGACGGGATTGAACCGAGAAGTCGACGAATTTGATAAGGATCTGGACGCTCGTGAAACTAACATGCGACTGGACTTTGAACAGCTGCTGCAAGCCAATCGCGACAAAATCATGCTTTACCTGACGGCGCTCGTCAACAACATCGCCGATGCCGAGGATCTCTGCCAACGTATCAGCATTGTGATGTGGAAAAAGTTTGTCGACTATGATCACTCCCGTAGTTTTCTTTCCTGGGCCTGCGGCGTCGCGCGCCTGGAAGCCTACAATTTTCGCCGAGCAAGAGCTGCCGACCGCCTGTTAGCGCGGACCGATCTGCAGCAACTTCTGGCGATTTCGTTAGAGAATTTTGACCAAGAGGCGGCCGAACAGCGACTAGCGGCGCTGCGAAAATGTTTGCAATCGCTGCCCGAGTTAGAGCAATCTTTTCTGCGGCAGATTTATTGGGAAGGACGTTCTTCCGACTCGATTGCTGACGAACTCGGTTGTTCGACAAGAACTTTTTATAACCGCATGTACTTGCTCCGCCGCCGACTCTCAAAATGCGTTTCCCGACGTTTGCGAACCGATTCATAG
- a CDS encoding alpha/beta hydrolase family protein, with the protein MTPNALMTLPEKSEDPTPEELQRTADNLYVEAKFDSSFDGTAQPLRYALPEMQTEGARPVLIFLHSWSSDYRLHKQAWLDETLERGWIFVEPNFRGPNNDPLACGSPAARADILDSVDFAIRKLGADPQRIYLAGASGGGHMAMLMASRHPERFTAVSTWVGISDLTQWYQDHCVDGEPKRYAQMIAKSCGGSPGESAEVDAEYYERSPIHWITQLGDLPLDIAAGVHDGQTGAVPFQHSVRLFNKFAASRNADLVSEIEMQQLWDHAELDVPLPQDTLVDSDYGRDIKMRRQAGPARLTIFEGGHEGLAQAACGWLEQFERTTQPSFVAVTSVAE; encoded by the coding sequence ATGACGCCCAACGCTTTGATGACTTTGCCAGAAAAATCAGAGGACCCGACGCCGGAAGAGTTGCAACGAACCGCCGACAACTTGTATGTCGAAGCGAAATTTGACAGTTCTTTTGACGGCACTGCGCAACCGTTGCGATATGCATTGCCTGAAATGCAAACCGAGGGCGCTCGACCTGTACTGATTTTTCTTCACTCTTGGAGCAGCGACTATCGGCTTCATAAACAAGCTTGGCTGGACGAAACGCTGGAGCGGGGCTGGATATTTGTCGAACCCAATTTCCGCGGTCCCAACAATGATCCGCTGGCCTGCGGCTCACCAGCCGCTCGCGCGGATATTTTGGACAGCGTTGATTTTGCAATTCGAAAACTTGGTGCAGATCCGCAACGCATCTATTTGGCGGGCGCTTCCGGGGGTGGTCACATGGCGATGTTAATGGCATCGCGCCATCCTGAGCGGTTTACGGCAGTTTCGACTTGGGTGGGGATTAGTGATCTGACGCAGTGGTATCAAGACCATTGCGTCGATGGCGAACCGAAACGATACGCGCAAATGATCGCCAAAAGCTGCGGCGGATCTCCGGGCGAGAGCGCAGAGGTAGATGCGGAATATTACGAAAGGTCCCCCATTCACTGGATCACGCAATTGGGCGACTTACCGCTCGACATCGCCGCCGGAGTTCATGACGGGCAGACAGGAGCGGTCCCTTTCCAACACTCGGTTCGACTGTTTAACAAATTTGCCGCGAGCAGAAATGCCGACCTCGTGAGCGAAATCGAAATGCAACAACTTTGGGATCATGCCGAGCTCGATGTTCCTCTGCCGCAGGATACGCTCGTCGATTCCGACTATGGTCGAGACATCAAAATGCGACGACAGGCAGGCCCCGCTCGTCTCACGATTTTTGAAGGTGGTCATGAAGGACTCGCCCAAGCTGCTTGCGGTTGGTTAGAGCAATTCGAGAGAACGACACAACCATCCTTTGTTGCCGTTACATCGGTCGCAGAGTGA
- a CDS encoding carboxypeptidase-like regulatory domain-containing protein, whose amino-acid sequence MYASRFVYLFLLAGATVSGLVGCGHKSNLPGETGVVRGRVIYGSGTIPEGSSIVMLHVKTGIPATGLTDASGKFAMEMRNGSDILVGDYVVNIKPPGEIGDEVFVISPATVPDDWNKVPKKYWNVKTSGETFVVDPGDNFYEFTLTDK is encoded by the coding sequence ATGTATGCGAGTCGCTTTGTTTATTTATTCCTTTTGGCGGGCGCGACCGTCTCCGGATTGGTCGGATGCGGTCACAAGTCAAATCTTCCCGGAGAAACCGGTGTCGTTCGCGGTCGCGTGATTTATGGATCTGGGACGATTCCTGAAGGTTCTTCGATCGTGATGTTGCATGTAAAAACCGGCATTCCGGCAACAGGGCTAACCGACGCATCAGGAAAGTTCGCCATGGAAATGCGAAATGGTTCCGATATTCTTGTCGGTGACTATGTCGTTAATATTAAACCGCCGGGAGAAATTGGAGACGAAGTCTTCGTGATTTCGCCGGCAACGGTTCCGGACGATTGGAACAAAGTTCCGAAAAAATACTGGAACGTGAAGACGAGCGGCGAGACGTTCGTCGTCGATCCAGGCGATAACTTTTACGAATTCACGCTTACCGACAAGTAA
- a CDS encoding DUF1559 domain-containing protein has protein sequence MSRSKSRGRSGFTLVELLVVIAIIGVLIALLLPAVQQAREAARRMSCQNNLKQIALGLHNYHDTYLSFPIGSRHSSGNLADPGFGVSWWLGMLPFIEQGNLSDQLTVVGNHPGSLSSGGGGAYDGHSVNGPIVNDKEITAMICPSSPLQAVRSSGYTYTITCPQYTGISGAANDMLGFSANSTTREWVGYQSGVASIGGMLTPLKAVKMRDATDGLSNTIIVGEQSDFVADTSGNKTATINNHQGFMCGINKTAFGFSERTFNTTTIMYPINGSTLALTGVKNNDGLNNGIFSAHPGGAQVAVSDGSVRFLSENLNLTTLKLLATRDDGKVLGSF, from the coding sequence ATGTCTCGCAGCAAATCTAGGGGCCGTTCCGGATTTACTCTGGTCGAACTGCTCGTCGTCATCGCCATCATCGGCGTCTTGATCGCACTACTCCTACCGGCGGTCCAGCAAGCGCGCGAAGCCGCGAGACGTATGTCTTGCCAAAACAATCTCAAGCAAATCGCGCTGGGATTGCACAACTACCATGACACGTATTTGTCGTTCCCGATTGGTTCGCGGCATTCCTCGGGTAATCTAGCGGACCCCGGTTTTGGCGTCTCTTGGTGGTTAGGAATGCTCCCCTTCATCGAGCAAGGAAATCTCTCCGATCAATTGACGGTTGTCGGTAACCATCCAGGCAGCCTATCGAGCGGCGGTGGCGGCGCTTATGACGGGCATTCCGTTAACGGTCCCATTGTGAACGACAAGGAAATCACCGCGATGATCTGCCCTTCGAGTCCCTTGCAGGCGGTCCGAAGTTCTGGCTATACGTACACAATCACTTGCCCCCAATACACGGGCATCTCCGGCGCAGCCAATGACATGCTCGGGTTTTCGGCGAATTCTACGACCCGCGAATGGGTCGGCTACCAAAGCGGCGTCGCTTCTATCGGCGGGATGCTGACTCCTCTCAAAGCAGTGAAGATGCGCGATGCGACGGATGGGCTGTCCAATACGATCATCGTAGGAGAGCAATCCGATTTTGTCGCGGACACGAGCGGCAACAAAACCGCCACGATCAATAACCATCAAGGATTCATGTGCGGAATCAATAAAACCGCATTTGGATTCAGCGAAAGAACTTTCAACACCACGACGATCATGTATCCGATCAACGGCTCCACGCTCGCACTTACCGGCGTCAAAAATAATGACGGCCTCAACAATGGGATTTTCTCGGCGCATCCAGGCGGAGCCCAAGTAGCGGTCAGCGATGGCTCCGTTCGCTTCCTCAGCGAAAACCTCAATCTCACGACGCTCAAGCTACTTGCAACACGAGATGATGGGAAAGTGTTAGGCAGTTTTTAG
- a CDS encoding PSD1 and planctomycete cytochrome C domain-containing protein, with protein MVFRIALLLVLSLPVCTAAAEPPDFAQEVLPILSARCFACHGPDTEVREAGLRLDVRKDAIRALDSGVAAIVPGSSDESELIQRVFTSDEFSQMPPPETGKSLTTQEKEILKRWVEDGAPYAEHWSFQTVQRPELPNVGGDDWPRNEIDHFVLARLQSAGMSPSPQASPQTLIRRLYLDLIGLPPPFEAVQRFVKDPSDQAYERIVDELLASEHFGERWGRHWLDLARYADSNGYLGDELRPDAWRYRDWVITAINNDLPYDEFTIEQIAGDLLDDSTMSQQIATGFHSNAMKNTEAGVDKEADRVIQTVDRLSTVGTIWLGLTVGCAECHTHKFDPITHQEFYQLYAFFNNLEPKKLVLGYRDGKSEKPAVIEKREQQLQKIANRIRHQEELLGPAQSALLDQFLVTLSKPTSRRTESEKEALEHWLADLQTDTNELLTEYESLTSQRPEPVEMIAQAMQESSKPRKTHIHYRGDFRQPTQRVYPATPQFLPPLEQRHEVADRLDLARWLVDPKHPLTSRTAANHLWQHLFQEGLFRTEENLGVAGDPPTHPELLDWLASELVKNDWSRKALIKQIVLSATYQQSSQMTDQLQKRDPDNLLLGRQFRCRLEGEIIRDLALSSSGLLNPKIGGPSIRPPMNKRLTSISRNQGWDVSKGDEQYRRGLYILFRRATPFPMLTTFDSPDSTSSCPSREFSNSPLQSLALLNDPVFFECAQQLGNLVSQPDLDQGDAWIQLAFQRTLSRSPSPDEMRLAQAFHADLLHSLEKSDTSALQAIVNQPVPKRSLQQQAARVLFVRSLMNLDEFITRE; from the coding sequence ATGGTATTTCGAATTGCTTTACTGCTGGTTCTGTCGCTGCCGGTTTGCACTGCCGCGGCGGAGCCGCCTGATTTTGCTCAAGAGGTTCTGCCGATTCTCTCGGCGCGTTGTTTCGCGTGTCATGGTCCCGACACGGAAGTTCGTGAAGCCGGTCTCCGTCTCGATGTTCGTAAGGATGCAATCCGTGCGCTTGATAGCGGGGTCGCCGCCATTGTTCCCGGTTCTTCCGACGAGAGTGAGCTGATCCAGCGCGTGTTCACTAGTGACGAATTTTCGCAAATGCCGCCGCCGGAGACCGGAAAATCTTTGACCACCCAAGAGAAAGAAATCCTGAAGCGTTGGGTCGAAGATGGCGCTCCCTACGCCGAACATTGGTCCTTCCAAACCGTGCAACGTCCTGAATTGCCAAACGTTGGCGGCGACGATTGGCCGCGCAACGAGATCGATCATTTCGTCCTTGCCCGACTCCAGTCCGCAGGCATGTCGCCAAGTCCGCAAGCTTCACCGCAAACATTGATCCGGCGACTGTATCTTGATTTAATTGGGCTCCCTCCCCCCTTCGAAGCGGTTCAGCGCTTTGTCAAAGACCCCAGCGATCAGGCTTACGAGCGCATCGTGGATGAGCTGCTTGCATCCGAGCACTTTGGAGAGCGTTGGGGTCGGCATTGGCTGGACCTGGCTCGATACGCCGACAGCAATGGCTATTTGGGAGACGAGCTGCGGCCAGACGCTTGGCGCTATCGCGATTGGGTAATCACGGCGATCAACAACGATCTGCCGTACGACGAATTCACGATCGAGCAGATCGCCGGGGATTTGCTTGATGATTCGACGATGTCGCAGCAGATCGCGACCGGCTTCCACAGCAACGCGATGAAGAATACGGAAGCAGGCGTCGACAAAGAAGCGGATCGCGTTATTCAGACCGTGGATCGACTAAGTACGGTTGGAACCATCTGGCTGGGCTTAACGGTTGGTTGTGCGGAATGCCATACGCACAAATTTGATCCGATCACGCATCAAGAGTTCTATCAGCTATACGCGTTCTTCAATAACCTGGAGCCCAAGAAGCTGGTGCTCGGTTATCGCGACGGAAAGTCGGAAAAGCCTGCGGTAATTGAAAAACGGGAACAACAGCTGCAAAAAATCGCCAACCGCATTCGTCACCAGGAAGAGCTGCTCGGTCCTGCTCAAAGCGCTTTGCTCGACCAGTTTTTGGTTACCCTCTCCAAGCCGACCAGTCGTCGTACGGAGAGTGAAAAAGAAGCGCTCGAACATTGGTTGGCCGATTTGCAAACCGATACCAATGAGCTGTTAACCGAATACGAATCGCTGACCAGCCAGAGGCCAGAACCGGTCGAGATGATCGCTCAGGCGATGCAGGAGTCTTCGAAACCACGGAAGACGCACATCCACTATCGCGGAGATTTCAGGCAGCCGACGCAACGGGTCTATCCTGCGACGCCGCAATTTTTGCCTCCGCTGGAACAGCGACACGAAGTCGCCGATCGACTCGACTTGGCGCGCTGGCTGGTCGACCCCAAGCATCCTTTGACTTCGCGAACAGCCGCGAATCATCTTTGGCAACATTTGTTTCAGGAAGGCTTGTTCCGCACGGAAGAAAATTTGGGCGTCGCCGGCGATCCTCCCACGCACCCAGAACTGCTCGACTGGTTGGCGAGTGAGTTGGTGAAGAACGACTGGAGCAGGAAAGCGCTGATCAAGCAGATTGTCCTCTCTGCGACTTATCAGCAAAGCTCGCAAATGACGGATCAACTGCAAAAACGCGATCCGGATAATCTTTTGTTAGGCAGACAATTTCGTTGTCGCTTGGAAGGGGAAATCATTCGCGACCTTGCTCTCTCGTCCAGTGGGCTGCTCAATCCAAAAATCGGCGGTCCTAGCATTCGGCCGCCGATGAACAAACGCCTGACTTCGATCAGTCGCAATCAGGGCTGGGATGTCAGCAAAGGGGACGAGCAGTACCGGCGAGGACTTTACATTCTCTTTCGCCGCGCCACTCCGTTTCCGATGTTGACGACGTTTGACAGTCCCGACTCTACCTCGTCCTGTCCGTCACGAGAGTTCTCCAACTCTCCCTTGCAATCTTTGGCGCTGCTTAACGACCCCGTATTTTTTGAGTGTGCTCAGCAGCTAGGAAATCTGGTTTCCCAGCCTGACCTCGATCAAGGAGACGCTTGGATTCAGCTCGCATTTCAACGCACTCTCTCGCGTTCTCCTTCTCCGGATGAAATGAGACTGGCGCAAGCGTTTCATGCAGATCTGTTGCATTCCCTCGAAAAATCCGACACGTCGGCGCTCCAAGCGATCGTCAATCAGCCGGTCCCCAAACGGAGTCTGCAGCAGCAAGCCGCACGCGTACTCTTTGTACGCAGCCTGATGAACCTGGATGAATTCATCACGCGCGAATAA
- a CDS encoding arylsulfatase, translating to MRRLFLLLFCFPSSWIALTAIQAADTQQPNILVILADDLGYSDLGCYGGEIPTPNIDALAHHGVRFTQVYNSARCCPSRASLMTGLYPTQAGIGDFTTDRPNPDRGPGYLGRLNKQCVTLAEVLKPAGYGCYYVGKWHMHPETGPIRRGFDEFYGYTRDHSHDQYDADYYIRLPEGRKKEIDPPADDYYATDVFNDYALEFIRQGQQSDKPWFLFLGHSSPHFPVQAPAARVDKYEAIYRRGWDKLREERFERMRKLGLADGDHWKLNPRSLVPVDRDDIANGYAGQENPAWDSLDLPRQRDLARRMAVFAAMVEGVDAGVGRIVDHLQATGDLDNTLILFLSDNGACYEWGPFGFDGVSRVGTTTLRTGDDLRTTGQRGTHQSYGSGWANLGNTPFRMYKHFTHEGGISMPLIAHWPTGIGTPNAWIRQPGHVMDVMPTLLEATGATYPQTYGDRSVTPLSGTSLLPAIRGEALPSRSIGFDHQGAHALRDGDWKIVWSKRMPEKIEWELYNLAEDRCETNDLAAAHPDRLRTMIAAWNEWAWRVGVHYNPAQGNQVVRNIEMDPHFPIAQRSWILEANINAQAPAGVVAAQGGREQGYALHFVDGHPALDVRINGKVTRLIAKQRFAGKLRLRAELNAQKMRLQVNQEAALEVDSPGLLPLQPKDELSLGYDAQSAAGDYEAPNPFSGLISDFKIRALANE from the coding sequence ATGCGACGACTCTTCCTGCTGCTGTTTTGTTTTCCATCGTCCTGGATCGCCCTGACCGCGATCCAGGCCGCCGATACGCAGCAGCCCAACATTCTGGTTATCTTGGCCGATGACTTGGGCTATTCCGATCTGGGCTGCTACGGCGGCGAAATCCCGACGCCCAACATTGATGCGTTGGCCCATCACGGCGTTCGCTTTACTCAGGTATATAACTCGGCTCGCTGCTGTCCCAGTCGCGCGTCGTTGATGACGGGGCTCTATCCGACGCAAGCCGGCATCGGCGACTTTACGACCGATCGACCGAATCCCGATCGTGGACCCGGTTACCTGGGACGACTCAACAAGCAGTGCGTCACATTGGCCGAAGTGCTGAAGCCGGCCGGGTATGGTTGCTACTACGTCGGCAAGTGGCACATGCATCCCGAGACCGGTCCCATCCGCCGCGGCTTTGACGAGTTCTATGGCTATACTCGCGACCATTCGCACGATCAATACGACGCCGACTACTACATTCGTTTGCCGGAAGGCCGGAAGAAAGAAATCGATCCGCCGGCCGACGACTACTATGCGACCGACGTGTTCAATGACTATGCGCTGGAGTTCATCCGCCAAGGCCAACAGAGCGACAAGCCGTGGTTTTTGTTCCTGGGGCACTCTTCGCCCCACTTTCCGGTTCAAGCGCCGGCTGCACGCGTCGACAAGTACGAAGCGATTTACCGACGCGGTTGGGACAAACTGCGGGAAGAGCGTTTCGAGCGGATGCGCAAACTGGGCCTGGCGGACGGCGATCATTGGAAGCTGAATCCTCGCTCGCTGGTGCCGGTCGATCGCGATGACATCGCCAACGGCTATGCAGGGCAAGAGAACCCGGCGTGGGATTCGCTTGATCTGCCGCGACAACGCGATCTGGCTCGCCGCATGGCGGTCTTCGCCGCGATGGTCGAAGGAGTCGACGCAGGCGTTGGCCGGATTGTCGATCACTTACAAGCGACCGGCGATCTCGACAACACGTTGATCTTGTTTCTCAGCGACAATGGCGCATGTTACGAATGGGGACCGTTCGGCTTTGACGGCGTTTCGCGCGTCGGCACAACCACATTGCGTACCGGCGACGATTTGCGCACGACGGGGCAGCGCGGCACGCATCAGTCGTATGGGAGCGGTTGGGCCAATCTGGGGAACACGCCGTTTCGGATGTACAAGCATTTCACGCACGAAGGGGGAATCAGCATGCCGCTGATCGCCCACTGGCCTACCGGTATCGGCACGCCGAACGCTTGGATCCGTCAGCCGGGTCATGTGATGGACGTGATGCCAACCCTGCTGGAAGCGACCGGAGCAACCTATCCGCAAACCTACGGTGATCGCTCAGTCACGCCGCTGTCCGGAACCAGTTTGCTGCCGGCGATACGCGGTGAAGCGTTGCCGTCGCGCTCGATTGGCTTCGACCATCAAGGGGCGCACGCATTGCGTGACGGTGATTGGAAAATCGTCTGGTCCAAGCGCATGCCCGAGAAAATCGAGTGGGAACTTTATAACTTGGCCGAAGATCGCTGCGAAACGAACGACCTGGCGGCCGCACATCCGGATCGCTTGAGAACCATGATCGCCGCTTGGAACGAGTGGGCTTGGCGCGTCGGCGTTCACTACAATCCGGCGCAAGGGAATCAGGTGGTGCGGAATATCGAGATGGATCCCCATTTTCCCATCGCCCAACGAAGCTGGATTCTTGAAGCCAACATCAACGCCCAAGCTCCTGCTGGCGTGGTCGCCGCTCAGGGAGGACGCGAGCAAGGTTACGCGCTTCACTTTGTCGACGGACATCCTGCGCTGGACGTGCGGATCAACGGTAAGGTCACTCGTTTGATCGCGAAGCAGCGGTTCGCCGGGAAGCTCCGCCTGCGAGCCGAACTCAACGCGCAGAAGATGCGACTGCAAGTAAACCAGGAAGCGGCGCTCGAGGTCGACTCGCCCGGATTGCTCCCGCTGCAGCCGAAAGACGAACTTTCGCTCGGCTACGACGCGCAATCCGCCGCCGGTGATTATGAAGCGCCAAATCCATTTTCCGGCTTGATCAGCGACTTCAAAATTCGCGCGCTGGCGAATGAGTGA